One Thalassospira marina DNA window includes the following coding sequences:
- a CDS encoding LacI family DNA-binding transcriptional regulator: MPRKKPSIKEVAALAGVSTATVSNVFSGRKAVNDELKDRVHKAAEKLGYQLDRAASQLRSGRTRIVAVLIPDLTDTFFATIVSRLETLASADGYDVIIASPHNDQSAESSRLEALLSWRPEGLIAVPCSSRIPQELIEAQKSLPMVLVDRVATDNAIADTVTIDNREAGEIAALHLLERGHTSIGIAVSEIDHPPIAERTEGAVAAIRARTGKNPTILHLGADIARGTRTLVEWMERNPLPEALIALTNVTTLSVLSALAEHRIDIPRRASIVAFDDYAWMSARNTGLTAIRQPADKIAETAWRRLRKRMEGGNSEPVTPTVLNASLIVRASVRDVTGAAQAERDDVRDPDGASRLAQPAMANNGTTKKIH, encoded by the coding sequence ATGCCGCGGAAAAAACCATCCATCAAGGAAGTGGCGGCACTGGCCGGGGTTTCGACCGCGACGGTATCGAATGTGTTTTCCGGGCGCAAAGCGGTTAACGACGAATTGAAAGACAGGGTGCATAAGGCTGCCGAAAAACTGGGGTATCAGTTGGACCGGGCGGCTTCGCAATTACGGTCCGGGCGCACGCGGATTGTTGCGGTATTGATCCCCGATCTGACCGACACCTTCTTTGCCACCATTGTATCGCGGCTGGAAACCCTGGCATCGGCCGATGGTTATGACGTGATCATTGCCAGCCCCCATAATGACCAGTCGGCGGAATCATCGCGGCTCGAAGCGCTATTATCCTGGCGGCCTGAAGGGCTTATTGCCGTGCCCTGTTCCAGCCGAATCCCGCAGGAACTGATCGAGGCCCAAAAAAGCCTGCCCATGGTGCTGGTTGACCGCGTGGCAACCGATAATGCCATTGCCGACACCGTCACGATTGATAACCGCGAAGCTGGCGAAATTGCCGCTTTGCACCTTTTGGAGCGGGGCCACACATCGATTGGCATTGCGGTTTCGGAAATTGACCACCCGCCAATTGCCGAAAGAACGGAGGGGGCCGTGGCCGCCATTCGGGCGCGAACAGGCAAAAATCCGACCATCCTGCATCTGGGGGCCGATATTGCGCGGGGTACACGTACCCTTGTGGAATGGATGGAGCGCAACCCCCTGCCCGAAGCCCTGATTGCCCTGACCAACGTCACGACGCTTAGCGTGTTGTCGGCATTGGCAGAACACCGGATCGATATTCCCAGACGGGCATCGATTGTTGCTTTTGACGATTATGCCTGGATGTCGGCCCGCAATACCGGCCTGACCGCGATCCGCCAGCCTGCCGATAAAATTGCCGAAACCGCCTGGCGCCGCCTGCGCAAGCGGATGGAAGGCGGAAATAGCGAACCTGTTACCCCGACCGTTCTGAATGCCAGCCTGATTGTGCGGGCATCGGTGCGTGATGTGACCGGGGCAGCACAGGCCGAACGGGATGATGTGCGCGATCCTGACGGCGCGTCGCGTTTGGCGCAGCCCGCGATGGCAAATAACGGCACAACAAAGAAAATCCACTGA
- a CDS encoding sugar ABC transporter substrate-binding protein has translation MNQNKNILAGAVVAATVLMQAPLAMAASGTVAFLMPDQASTRYEEHDFPGFKAEMAKICPDCQVIYQNADADVARQQQQFNSVLTQGAKVIVIDPVDSSAAASLVALAQSQDVKVIAYDRPIPAKTADYYVSFDNEGIGKAIAESLVKHLEKMGVSTDKGGLLQINGSPTDAAAGLIKDGIHAGIASGKYETLAEFDTPDWAPPKAQEWASGQITRFGDKIIGIVAANDGTGGGAIAALKAAGVDPLPPVTGNDATIAALQLIIAGDQYNTISKPSEIVAQAAARVAVQFLDGETPEAKTTLYDTPSELFVPAVVTRENLKAEIIDKGIQTADELCTGRYAEGCKELNIK, from the coding sequence ATGAACCAGAATAAGAACATCCTGGCCGGGGCAGTTGTCGCTGCTACTGTCCTTATGCAGGCCCCCCTTGCCATGGCGGCATCGGGCACCGTTGCCTTTCTGATGCCTGATCAGGCATCTACCCGTTACGAAGAACATGATTTCCCGGGTTTCAAGGCCGAAATGGCCAAAATCTGCCCGGATTGCCAGGTGATTTATCAGAATGCCGATGCCGATGTTGCGCGCCAGCAGCAGCAATTCAATTCCGTGCTGACGCAGGGCGCGAAGGTTATTGTCATCGACCCGGTTGATTCCAGTGCCGCGGCATCGCTGGTCGCGCTGGCGCAAAGCCAGGATGTGAAGGTCATTGCCTATGACCGGCCCATTCCGGCGAAAACTGCCGATTATTACGTTTCCTTTGACAATGAAGGCATTGGCAAGGCGATTGCTGAATCCCTGGTCAAACACCTGGAAAAGATGGGTGTATCGACCGACAAAGGCGGCCTTTTGCAGATTAACGGTTCGCCCACCGATGCGGCCGCTGGCTTGATCAAGGATGGTATCCATGCCGGGATTGCATCGGGCAAATATGAAACCCTTGCCGAATTTGATACCCCGGACTGGGCACCGCCCAAGGCACAGGAATGGGCCAGCGGCCAGATCACCCGTTTTGGCGACAAGATTATCGGCATTGTTGCCGCCAATGACGGCACCGGTGGCGGTGCGATTGCAGCACTGAAAGCCGCAGGCGTTGACCCGTTGCCGCCCGTTACCGGCAATGATGCGACGATTGCCGCCCTGCAGCTGATTATTGCGGGCGACCAGTACAATACCATTTCCAAACCGTCTGAAATTGTGGCCCAGGCGGCGGCGCGTGTTGCCGTGCAATTCCTTGACGGGGAAACGCCCGAAGCCAAAACCACGCTTTATGACACCCCGTCGGAACTGTTTGTGCCCGCCGTTGTCACGCGTGAAAACCTGAAAGCCGAAATTATCGACAAGGGCATTCAGACCGCAGACGAGCTGTGCACCGGCCGTTATGCCGAAGGGTGCAAGGAACTGAACATCAAGTAA